In Buteo buteo chromosome 16, bButBut1.hap1.1, whole genome shotgun sequence, the DNA window GACCTCTTCTGCCAGAGAAGACCAAGTGAGTGTTTCTCAGTAGCACTTGCTGTTTAGGGCCTCTTTTCCTGTGGGCTTCTGCCAGCTTCCCCCTGAAGTTCTGCATCCTGGCAGAAAAGGATAGTGTGTGTCTGGGAGGTCCTTTTGCAGTGAAACTTGTAACTGAAATAGCTTCTTTCTTGCTGGGAAGTGTGGAGGTCCTGGTCACTGCTGGTTCCAATGTGGTAACAAATGTGGCTTGTGTCTGAAGAATTGCATCAAACCACAGTGACTCCTTTACTGGAATGTCTTTCCCATCTCTGTTTCAGAATAAAACCAGTCCTGTACACATCTAGCAAAAGCCACGCTCGTGTGAGTGAGGAGCAGTCCTATGACGGGCCCAGCACCAGCAGTGCCCATTCTGTCCCATCTTCGGGTAGCACCTTCTCCTCCTATGACCCCAGGAAACCACCAGTGAAGAGTAAGTACAAACCACAGAACCTCCATGTGGTCTCCTAGAGCTCCTCCTTTACAAACGCACaaatctgctgcttctgctgtaaGAGAAATCTAGGCTATGCAGGAGGGTTGATGTTGGCAGCCTCTCTCCTCTCCATAAGGAGAGGGTGATAAAGTCTGTTCAAACTTCTTGCACAAGAAAAAGCATAGGGAAACATCCAATTCACTTGCCTGCTCAGTGCTGACTGTATCAGGCTGTCCTAATGGTACTAGTGAGGCAGAAACCCTGCCTTACTCCTCCTGGTGTCCTTCTGTGTCTGTCCAGCTGTTTGGAACAATGAAATTGTAATGCAGCTccctggagaagaaagcagggagAGTTTAACCAGAGAACTGTGTTCTTGCGGTGCAGAAAGCAGAGTGGGCTCTGCTTGGTCTGTGACGTGAAAATACGATAGCCTACGATCGGAGAGCACACACGCCTGCTGTGCATCTGTTTTGCCAGGGCTGCAGCTTTGAattgctctctgctctcctaGTCTGTGACTGCTGCTTTAAtgcacaggggttttttttttgtttgttttgatttgtttggtttttttctttctctgttgcagAAATTGCACCCATGATGGCAAAGACTAtcaaagctttcaaaaacagGTTCTCTCGGAGATAAGTTTGCAGTGCAGATCTGGGACTTTCCCTCTCGTGGGGGAGTGGCACTGAAGGGGGAGAAGGTACCCAAACAGCTCTTTTCTTTGAACTTTTTggaggctgcagctgctgggagaagcTTTGATCTGCACAAGACAACAGCacagtattttatcttttattctgGTCCTTTTCTCAGTGTCAAGTCCCCCTCTTTTTCCCCTGCCCTTAACATCCTGTTTCTAGTTTTGTCATCTGTCGAAAGAAGGGTGTACAGAATCTCCTGACACAAGAAAATGTGAAGTCTTGGCACCTGCTGAGAGTGGAAGATCCAGAGACTATTAACTATTTAAccttttaataaattataaaatggttttaattaatattttgccCCTCTATCCTGCTGGTATTATTTATGTCGCTCCCAGTAGTCTTCCCCCCTCCCAATCCAGTACATGGGACAGCCTTCCTGTGACTAGAGCTGGCAGGAATCCATCTGTCTGAGTGGATACTGGGTGTCATGAGAGTCTTTCCTCGTGATCTGGTACCTGCTGGGCCCAAAGTCCCTCCTGGACTCTCTGGGACAGGTAGGACTGGTGGCCCATCTGCTCGTCAATCCTTTGGCAAGCGCATCAAGTCCTGAGGCTTTGCTCTCGTGTATGTTAATAAAATCTTAGCTCTCAACCTTCTCTCTGCTGTTACTGTAGATCTTGTACAGATGCTTACGTTGTTGTGCAGGGATGCCAGGAGCCATTGGGgactttttctctgctgctgttgtcttcTGCTGGCTACTGGGAATAAAACTACGAGGGGTTTAGGGAGAAATTTTACTGTGCACCAAGTCagattttaatacttttttttttttttgagagagagagagagagagagagacagatgGGACCTTTCCCTCTGGaactgaaaatagtttttaaatatcAATGAAGGCATCAGTTTGCCTCTTTTAGTGGAAAGAAGGAATagttttatcttgttttctgtgtggAATAGGGAAggatttatttctgttcagaaGCTGGTGGTTAAATCCTGTCTTTCCCCTGTATGTTTTGCTCTGCCTCCCTCTTTGGAAAAAGCAAGGATTTTAGTCTTTGAACTTGAAACCACTTGACTGGGGTTGGAGGAAAGTGAATAACTGAAtgtagtttgtttttaatgtgtgcATTCATCATAGCAGGAGTTCAAAAAGCTCGGTTGTACTTGGTGTCTGAGGAACTGGAGctctggaaggaaaaggtgTGTGACGTGACCCGGCGGACCTGGGGGTTGGCGGAAGCGTGAGGAAGTGCCCTGGAGCACAGCTCCTCTGGGGAGGTCGGGAGCCTGAGTGATGCATGAGGTGATTTCAGGTGGACTTGCTGAGGCcgctgcagagagcagggagcCGGACACAACTGGGCACTCACTATTAAATGTGAGGCCTTATTGTGGTGAACATTTCTGCTTGTGGGTTACGTCTGCCTTGAAAGTGAACTTACCCGGAGGTGGTGCAAGCAGAGGATGGAGTTGTTTAGACCCAGGTCATGTGGTGAGGGAGCCAGCCTCTCTGTTAGGGCTCAGAGGTCCGACTGGATCGGAAAGGGGAGAGATTCTCCTGTTCCAAGCCATATTTGCTGCCCTAGGACTAGGACTTTGCTGTCTAGGTGGAAAAGGTGCTGGTAGTGGATGCTGTTGTTGGTAGCTCTTGagaagctctgctgctggctttctgTGGCTGGCAAATCCTGAACCAGTGGAGTTGTCTGTGCGCACTGACCGGGGGAAACCTTGCTGTGAAGAGTCCTCCCTGGAGGCCTCTAGAAAAATCCCTGTATGCTTCTGGTTTctgttgatttctttctttttctccttttcttttttctttctttctttgaaaccATTCTGAACACCTGTCTCTTGTTTatgttcttttcctgttttgaagGTCTTGGAAAAACGTTCTCAGACTCTCATGTGCTGTAAGTTTGTTACAGTCCCAGATGCTTTAATGTTACCGTGCAGCATTTCAGTGTGTGTTGTGCTGTAAAATAATGGCTCCTTACTCTTgcatttttgctgtatttaattttgctgtatttttaattagataACAATATATTATCTTCTGCTGACTGTTGTGCTACcatttatttctcctctgtACTTGGGGtaggggcagaggggagggaaggggagcctGGCATTGTGTTCAGGCCCCAGTGGAGCCTTGAGCAGAGGATCTGGGTGAGGCCCGAGAACAACCTTGGGCACTGCTAAAGTGCCACTTAATTAATACTACAGCTAGATACTTGGATGTGGGTATTGCCCAAAGCGTTGCTGTTACGGGGTGATGTACCTTGCCCCTCGGAGCAGCCTCTTTGCTCTAGGCTTTGCCAGCTGTGTCTGTATTTTAGCTTAGCTGGAttgcaggggcggggggggacagaGAGGATCAGATGGGATGCTGTGTCTGAACTGACTCTGCTCTGAGTGGGTCCCACTGGTTCTGGGACCGATGCCAACTGCTTTTGCTTCTCTCCCTTTTGCTCAGGCACTGAAACTGTGCGGATGGAAGAGCTGGGCACCAGCCCtcagcagggaaggcaggagggttACTGCCATGAGACACAAACTAAGCAAAGTCTAGGGTAAAAGTGCTTGCGTTGTTCCCAGTCTCTCGGTGCCCGGGGTGTTACACTTGTGCAATTTTTCTGTGCTTACACTACATGCGAAGGAACTGAGCAGAGCTGCCTCTTCCCCCTTCGCTGCCCCACTGGTGGTGGGATGAGTAAtgtgggcaggagggggagTGACTTTGACttgcatttgtattttggtCCCCAACTGTGTATATACAATTTTCtatgttcctttttttgtggTAACTaagatgaatattttaattagatAAGTTatatgaaaagaggaaaaccatGTCTCAATAAAAGCCAAACACTGGACCCCGTCTGcttgttcttttctgtctctgagcAACGACTGTTAAACACGCTATTAGCAAAAACGCGGTGGTCTCTATGGCCCTTAGGAGGGCTTCTGCTCGAGTACCGCAGCgccagctggggaagggggggggatgctccctttccccctcctggCTGAAACAAGCCCCAAGTCTAAACCGCAGCCGGcgctgctggaaagcagctttccttctcccccagcGGCTGGCACTGCCGGTGCAACCCGGCCTTCCCCGGGGTCGGTCCGAGGTCctgagcacccccccccgccccgttccccgctgctgctgccgctgctcgGTCCAGCGTGGGGaattggggggggcggggcgagCACGTGCGGCGCCGAGCACCGCCCCCTGGGGCggtgggcggggccggcggcttGCGCGCAGGCGCggtgggcggggccggcggcggtgggcggggccggcggcgcaGGCATGGCGCACGGTCACGGGcgttgctgttgctgctgcggGGAAGCGGCGGCGGTCGGCGGGGATGGCGGCGCGGCCTGGGGGCTTTACCTACGGATCGACCGACAGCGGCTGCAATGCCTTAACGAGCGTCGAGAGGGAAGCGGCGCTCTCGTCTTCCGCGCTTGGGAGGAGCGGGGTGACCGAACCCAGGTGGGGCCCGGGCCGGGGGTCTGCagcggagccgggcggcggcgggagggggtgCGGGATTAAgcgaggtggtggtggggggtcCTCGCCTTACCCCTGAGCCCCCTCCGAGGTTATCCGCCCCACTGCTCCCTGTATTCACCCACCCCGTGCCTCCCTGCGCAGCTGGGGCCGGCCCTGAcctgctcctctctctccccagtTCGTAGAAAGCGACGATGATGAGGAGCTTCTGTTCAATATCCCGTAAGTCCTTTCCCTGAGCTCCTTCGGCATCGTTTTGGCCGCTGACAGGGCTTATTTCTCACCTTTTTATTGCTGGGAATGAGGCACATCTGCGTGCTGCTGTAACCGGGGCTGATCTGGAGAGAACAGAGATGAAAATGCCACTTCTGCGTCTCTTGGCAGGTTTACGGGTAACGTGAAATTAAAAGGAGTAATTGTGATGGGAGAAGATGACGGGACACATCCAGCAGAGATGAGACTGTAAGTAAAATGAGCGTTAACTTGGCCAGAGCCTAAACTGAACTGATTGACTCGTAGCTAACGAGAACAGCGATTCTCATGCTTGTTGGGTGCCCGAGCACCCAGCGAGGGTGCGCAGCATGGGAGAACGCAGTGTTACTCTGCAGCAGCTCCGTCATCCCAGGGcctcaggaggaaaaagaaaccgTAACCTGTACAGGGATGAGCGCGGCTGcttgctgcctttttctctAGAGAAATGGGGCACCGATTTTAATTAGAAGAGAAGGTTTGGTTGCGACGCTGGCTGTGCGTTGTGAAGAAATCAACCTGCTGCTGGCTTAGCTGACTGCAGAAGGATCGGTGGGCCAAGAGGGGTTACGCTttggggggaaactgaggcctGGGAGGGACACAAGTGACGGAGTGTCCTGCAGCTAGGTGAGGTTTGTAAGGCTCTTGGCAGTGGTCCTGCCGTACTGAGCCACGTGGCCTGCTTTAGCTCCTGAAGGGAGAGAAATGCTTCTTAATActgcctttatttaaaaaaaaaatgaaagagtatTGAGTACTCTGCAGTTCTTGCTTGTGGGGAAAGAAATACACCTTTATCGAGCCCCTATTTTCCTTGGTCTGCAGTGTACCGGGTCTGGGTTTCTTCATGTACCCAAGCGTGCCGAGATCTTATCTCCCCAGCTTTGTTCCTCGCTCCTCCTTGTTATTTCTTCAGGGTGTTGGGTATTCTGGAGTGTGGTGGTGCTTCGTGGTAGCGTTggtattttttcccttagaaGACAAAGCAAATCCATTTTCTTACTGTTCAGAAGAATCCGGGTAGAGCTAATGGATGGGGAGGAAACCAATTAACTGACTTGTATGTTAATAACTTCTTGGgtttcctccctctcttcccaggTTCAAGAACATTCCTCACATGTCCTTTGATGACACAGCCAGGGAACCGGACCAGACATTCAGCCTGAACCGGGATCTGACAGGCGAGCTGGAGTATCCCACCAAGTACGATGCAGACCCACGTGcctggggggtgcagggggctgcTCCTCCCGAGCGCAGGCGCTGCGCTCCATCCAGCCTGCTGGCGTGCCACCGAATTTTAGGAAAGTGTTAGCAGAGGACAGTTCCTTCCCTTGCATTTCAAAGCTGCCCACAGTAGAATTTGTctccctggctctgtcctgcccTTGTCAGGTGAGAGCTCTGGTCTGAAAGCCCCCTCCCTCGAGTCAGGGGGGTGCCTGTGCCTGTGACCCAGGACTTTTTAGGGTGCAGAATCATCCCGGTGTCAAGTCACCTGCTCCTGGCCCCAGTGACAGCTTGTTGCTAGCCTGCCCGCCACAAGCGTGAGGGAAGCTGCTCCTCCTGCACCCTCAAGTTGTTTGCTCCCAAGTCTGACTTGGGTTAGGGTAGGAGCTCAGCGCCGTGCTGAGAGGAGGTGGCAATGCAGCGGAGTGGCAGCCTGTA includes these proteins:
- the PITHD1 gene encoding PITH domain-containing protein 1 isoform X1 — encoded protein: MAHGHGRCCCCCGEAAAVGGDGGAAWGLYLRIDRQRLQCLNERREGSGALVFRAWEERGDRTQFVESDDDEELLFNIPFTGNVKLKGVIVMGEDDGTHPAEMRLFKNIPHMSFDDTAREPDQTFSLNRDLTGELEYPTKIARFSNVSHLSIHFPKNFGAETTKIFYIGLKGEWTEAHRHEVTICNYEASANPADHKLEQITPQTHFIS
- the PITHD1 gene encoding PITH domain-containing protein 1 isoform X2; the encoded protein is MAARPGGFTYGSTDSGCNALTSVEREAALSSSALGRSGVTEPRFTGNVKLKGVIVMGEDDGTHPAEMRLFKNIPHMSFDDTAREPDQTFSLNRDLTGELEYPTKIARFSNVSHLSIHFPKNFGAETTKIFYIGLKGEWTEAHRHEVTICNYEASANPADHKLEQITPQTHFIS